One window of Ficedula albicollis isolate OC2 unplaced genomic scaffold, FicAlb1.5 N00523, whole genome shotgun sequence genomic DNA carries:
- the DNM1L gene encoding dynamin-1-like protein isoform X1, translating to MTKVPVGDQPKDIELQIRELILQFISNPNSIILAVTAANTDMATSEALKIAREVDPDGRRTLAVITKLDLMDAGTDAMDVLMGRVIPVKLGIIGVVNRSQLDINNKKSVADSIRDEYGFLQKKYPSLANRNGTKYLARTLNRLLMHHIRDCLPELKTRINVLAAQYQSLLNSYGEPVEDKSATLLQLITKFATEYCNTIEGTAKYIETSELCGGARICYIFHETFGRTLESVDPLGGLNTIDILTAIRNATGPRPALFVPEVSFELLVKRQIKRLEEPSLRCVELVHEEMQRIIQHCSNYSTQELLRFPKLHDAIVEVVTCLLRRRLPVTNEMVHNLVAIELAYINTKHPDFADACGLMNNNIEEQRRNRLARELPSAVPRDKSTKAPGALAPASQETVTAASAEADGKTPSVGADASQESGTGSWRGMLKPSKAEEVSAEEKSKPAAALPASPQKGHAVNLLDVPVPVARKLSAREQRDCEVIERLIKSYFLIVRKNIQDSVPKAVMHFLVNHVKDTLQSELVGQLYKSLLLDDLLTESEDMAQRRKEAADMLKALQRASQIIAEIRETHLW from the exons GAACTTCAAATAAGAGAGCTCATCCTTCAGTTCATCAGCAACCCTAATTCCATTATCCTAGCAGTCACGGCTGCTAACACAGACATGGCCACTTCTGAAGCACTGAAAATAGCTCGGGAGGTGGATCCAGATG GTCGAAGAACTCTTGCTGTTATCACAAAGCTGGATCTCATGGATGCTGGCACTGATGCTATGGATGTGCTCATGGGAAGAGTGATTCCAGTCAAACTTGGCATCATTGGAGTAGTGAATAG GAGTCAGTTGGATATTAACAATAAGAAGAGTGTGGCTGATTCCATTCGTGACGAGTATGGGtttcttcaaaagaaatatCCTTCCCTTGCCAATCGAAATGGAACCAAGTATCTTGCTAGAACACTGAACAG attGCTGATGCATCATATCAGGGATTGCTTGCCAGAactgaaaaccagaattaatGTTTTAGCTGCCCAGTACCAGTCTCTACTGAACAGCTACGGGGAACCTGTTGAAGACAAGAGTGCTACTTTATTGCAGCTGATCACCAAATTTGCCACAGAATATTGTAACACTATTGAAGGAACAGCAAAATACATAGAGACTTCTGAGCT atgTGGTGGAGCCAGAATCTGTTATATTTTTCATGAGACTTTTGGAAGAACTTTAGAATCTGTTGACCCTTTGGGTGGCCTTAACACAATTGACATTCTGACTGCCATTAGAAATGCTACT GGTCCCCGTCCTGCCTTGTTTGTACCTGAAGTTTCCTTTGAGTTGCTGGTAAAAAGGCAAATCAAACGTTTGGAAGAACCAAGCTTGCGCTGTGTGGAGCTGGTTCATGAGGAAATGCAGAGGATTATCCAGCATTGTAGTAATTACAGTACACAG gAATTACTGAGGTTTCCTAAATTGCATGATGCCATAGTTGAAGTAGTAACCTGTCTTTTGCGTAGGAGACTTCCTGTCACAAATGAAATG GTTCATAATCTGGTGGCCATTGAGTTAGCTTATATCAATACCAAACATCCAGACTTCGCTGATGCCTGTGGGTTAATGAATAACAACATAGAG gaacaaaGGCGGAACAGGTTAGCCCGGGAACTGCCTTCTGCTGTGCCACGAGACAAG TCTACTAAAGCTCCAGGTGCATTGGCACCTGCTTCCCAGGAGACTGttactgctgcttctgctgaggCTGATGGCAAG ACTCCATCTGTAGGAGCTGATGCGTCTCAGGAGTCTGGaacaggcagctggagaggaatGCTGAAACCCTCCAAAGCAGAAGAGGTATCAGCTGAGGAAAAATCCAAGCCAGCTGCAGCCCTACCTGCTAGTCCTCAAAAAGGACATGCTGTAAACCTATTAGATGTG CCTGTACCTGTTGCACGCAAACTTTCTGCCCGTGAGCAACGAGATTGTGAAGTGATTGAACGACTTATTAAATCTTACTTCCTTATTGTTAGGAAGAACATTCAAGACAG TGTGCCAAAGGCAGTGATGCATTTTCTGGTGAACCACGTGAAGGACACTCTCCAGAGTGAGCTGGTGGGCCAGCTGTACAAATCCCTGTTGTTGGATGACCTTCTCACAGAGTCTGAGGACATGGCGCAGCGCAGGAAAGAGGCAGCTGACATGCTAAAG
- the DNM1L gene encoding dynamin-1-like protein isoform X2 produces the protein MTKVPVGDQPKDIELQIRELILQFISNPNSIILAVTAANTDMATSEALKIAREVDPDGRRTLAVITKLDLMDAGTDAMDVLMGRVIPVKLGIIGVVNRSQLDINNKKSVADSIRDEYGFLQKKYPSLANRNGTKYLARTLNRLLMHHIRDCLPELKTRINVLAAQYQSLLNSYGEPVEDKSATLLQLITKFATEYCNTIEGTAKYIETSELCGGARICYIFHETFGRTLESVDPLGGLNTIDILTAIRNATGPRPALFVPEVSFELLVKRQIKRLEEPSLRCVELVHEEMQRIIQHCSNYSTQELLRFPKLHDAIVEVVTCLLRRRLPVTNEMVHNLVAIELAYINTKHPDFADACGLMNNNIEEQRRNRLARELPSAVPRDKTPSVGADASQESGTGSWRGMLKPSKAEEVSAEEKSKPAAALPASPQKGHAVNLLDVPVPVARKLSAREQRDCEVIERLIKSYFLIVRKNIQDSVPKAVMHFLVNHVKDTLQSELVGQLYKSLLLDDLLTESEDMAQRRKEAADMLKALQRASQIIAEIRETHLW, from the exons GAACTTCAAATAAGAGAGCTCATCCTTCAGTTCATCAGCAACCCTAATTCCATTATCCTAGCAGTCACGGCTGCTAACACAGACATGGCCACTTCTGAAGCACTGAAAATAGCTCGGGAGGTGGATCCAGATG GTCGAAGAACTCTTGCTGTTATCACAAAGCTGGATCTCATGGATGCTGGCACTGATGCTATGGATGTGCTCATGGGAAGAGTGATTCCAGTCAAACTTGGCATCATTGGAGTAGTGAATAG GAGTCAGTTGGATATTAACAATAAGAAGAGTGTGGCTGATTCCATTCGTGACGAGTATGGGtttcttcaaaagaaatatCCTTCCCTTGCCAATCGAAATGGAACCAAGTATCTTGCTAGAACACTGAACAG attGCTGATGCATCATATCAGGGATTGCTTGCCAGAactgaaaaccagaattaatGTTTTAGCTGCCCAGTACCAGTCTCTACTGAACAGCTACGGGGAACCTGTTGAAGACAAGAGTGCTACTTTATTGCAGCTGATCACCAAATTTGCCACAGAATATTGTAACACTATTGAAGGAACAGCAAAATACATAGAGACTTCTGAGCT atgTGGTGGAGCCAGAATCTGTTATATTTTTCATGAGACTTTTGGAAGAACTTTAGAATCTGTTGACCCTTTGGGTGGCCTTAACACAATTGACATTCTGACTGCCATTAGAAATGCTACT GGTCCCCGTCCTGCCTTGTTTGTACCTGAAGTTTCCTTTGAGTTGCTGGTAAAAAGGCAAATCAAACGTTTGGAAGAACCAAGCTTGCGCTGTGTGGAGCTGGTTCATGAGGAAATGCAGAGGATTATCCAGCATTGTAGTAATTACAGTACACAG gAATTACTGAGGTTTCCTAAATTGCATGATGCCATAGTTGAAGTAGTAACCTGTCTTTTGCGTAGGAGACTTCCTGTCACAAATGAAATG GTTCATAATCTGGTGGCCATTGAGTTAGCTTATATCAATACCAAACATCCAGACTTCGCTGATGCCTGTGGGTTAATGAATAACAACATAGAG gaacaaaGGCGGAACAGGTTAGCCCGGGAACTGCCTTCTGCTGTGCCACGAGACAAG ACTCCATCTGTAGGAGCTGATGCGTCTCAGGAGTCTGGaacaggcagctggagaggaatGCTGAAACCCTCCAAAGCAGAAGAGGTATCAGCTGAGGAAAAATCCAAGCCAGCTGCAGCCCTACCTGCTAGTCCTCAAAAAGGACATGCTGTAAACCTATTAGATGTG CCTGTACCTGTTGCACGCAAACTTTCTGCCCGTGAGCAACGAGATTGTGAAGTGATTGAACGACTTATTAAATCTTACTTCCTTATTGTTAGGAAGAACATTCAAGACAG TGTGCCAAAGGCAGTGATGCATTTTCTGGTGAACCACGTGAAGGACACTCTCCAGAGTGAGCTGGTGGGCCAGCTGTACAAATCCCTGTTGTTGGATGACCTTCTCACAGAGTCTGAGGACATGGCGCAGCGCAGGAAAGAGGCAGCTGACATGCTAAAG